A single region of the Candidatus Hinthialibacter antarcticus genome encodes:
- a CDS encoding glycosyl hydrolase family 28-related protein: MRLFVSSLCLLMVATVTAYSSSIEVTGAAADGSKDDGPVIQQALQAASEAGGGEVYLPAGEYRIDDHIEIPAGVTLRGSWQAPHHSDQVWGTVLFAVGHEGNEDGPALIQLAPGATVKGLTIYYPNQRLDDIKAYPWAIQGRGMHGSVLDVTLVNAWQGIDFGTHHNELHVIRNVFGCCLRRGVYINNCTDVGRIENVHFNPHYWGRTKGDHPRNFGKLIEFMNNNTEAFIFGRTDWEYVLNTFAFGFDKGYKFIETEQGACNGNFLGIGADGGRYALWVEATQPPGLLITNGEFVSFSHDDSTQVMTTEGFKGLVQFNNCAFWGPSDKVAWLRGPGSVSFQQCNFVHWNHKGGDSHAIHADNGELTIATSFFREAKPQIYLGPKLKGAVITGNRFNKEMLIKNESEGSVQVGLNMEIK; the protein is encoded by the coding sequence ATGCGATTGTTCGTTTCGTCACTCTGTTTACTCATGGTTGCAACCGTCACCGCGTATTCATCATCAATCGAAGTCACCGGCGCCGCCGCTGACGGCTCGAAAGACGACGGGCCTGTCATTCAACAAGCGTTGCAGGCCGCTAGCGAAGCGGGAGGCGGCGAGGTCTATCTGCCCGCCGGGGAGTACCGCATCGACGATCATATTGAAATTCCCGCTGGCGTTACTTTGCGCGGGAGCTGGCAGGCGCCGCACCACTCTGACCAAGTGTGGGGAACGGTCCTGTTTGCCGTCGGGCATGAAGGCAATGAAGACGGCCCCGCATTGATCCAGCTCGCGCCGGGCGCAACCGTAAAAGGCCTGACCATTTATTACCCCAACCAACGGCTTGATGATATCAAAGCCTACCCCTGGGCGATTCAAGGACGCGGCATGCACGGCAGCGTTCTCGATGTGACGTTGGTCAACGCCTGGCAGGGCATCGACTTCGGTACGCACCACAACGAGCTGCATGTGATCCGCAACGTGTTCGGCTGTTGCTTGCGGCGCGGCGTTTATATCAACAATTGCACCGATGTCGGGCGCATCGAAAACGTCCACTTCAATCCCCACTATTGGGGCCGCACCAAAGGAGACCACCCGCGCAACTTCGGCAAACTCATCGAGTTCATGAACAACAACACCGAGGCCTTTATCTTTGGCCGCACCGACTGGGAATACGTCTTAAACACCTTCGCGTTCGGCTTCGATAAGGGCTACAAGTTTATCGAGACGGAACAGGGCGCCTGCAACGGTAATTTTCTTGGCATCGGCGCCGACGGCGGCCGCTATGCGTTATGGGTCGAAGCGACCCAACCGCCGGGGCTGCTCATCACCAACGGCGAGTTTGTTTCGTTCTCGCATGACGACAGTACGCAAGTGATGACGACCGAAGGCTTCAAAGGGCTGGTGCAGTTCAACAACTGCGCGTTCTGGGGGCCGAGCGATAAAGTCGCCTGGCTGCGCGGCCCGGGTTCGGTTTCGTTCCAGCAATGCAATTTCGTCCATTGGAACCACAAAGGCGGCGACTCGCACGCCATTCACGCCGACAACGGCGAGCTGACGATTGCGACCTCGTTCTTTCGTGAAGCCAAGCCGCAAATTTATCTCGGCCCGAAATTGAAGGGCGCCGTCATCACCGGCAACCGCTTCAATAAGGAAATGTTGATCAAGAATGAAAGCGAAGGCTCCGTGCAAGTCGGGCTGAATATGGAAATCAAATAG